In Musa acuminata AAA Group cultivar baxijiao chromosome BXJ2-10, Cavendish_Baxijiao_AAA, whole genome shotgun sequence, a genomic segment contains:
- the LOC135624289 gene encoding cationic peroxidase 1-like, whose protein sequence is MASFRGLSCSIALCSLIVSFFFVPLASAQLSPTFYNTSCPNALSIIRTAVRAAVARDRRMGASLLRLHFHDCFVQGCDASLLLDDTSTFTGEKTANPNNNSLRGFKVIDAIKSKLESACKQVVSCADIVAVAARDSVVALGGPTWTVELGRRDSTTASLSSANTDIPGPTADLRTLISSFSGKGLSASDMAALSGAHTIGQARCFLFRARIYNDTNIDPSFASSLRSNCSSSGGDNEVSPLDSTTPTVFDNDYYANLVRERGLLHSDQQLFMNGGGSVESQVGSYATNSAKFFSDFASAMVKMASISPLTGSSGEIRINCRKIN, encoded by the exons ATGGCTTCGTTCCGGGGCTTATCTTGCAGTATCGCTTTGTGCTCGCTAATCGTCAGCTTCTTCTTCGTTCCATTAGCTTCAGCTCAGCTGTCGCCGACGTTCTACAACACCTCATGCCCGAATGCTCTCTCCATCATTCGCACCGCCGTGAGAGCAGCAGTGGCCAGGGACCGCCGCATGGGTGCTTCCTTGCTCAGGCTTCACTTCCACGACTGCTTTGTTCAA GGATGTGATGCTTCTTTATTGCTGGATGACACTTCGACCTTCACAGGGGAGAAGACAGCCAACCCCAACAACAACTCCCTGAGAGGATTTAAGGTCATCGACGCCATCAAGTCGAAGCTGGAGAGCGCCTGCAAGCAAGTCGTGTCCTGCGCCGACATCGTCGCCGTCGCTGCTCGCGACTCGGTCGTCGCG TTAGGAGGACCGACATGGACGGTTGAATTGGGCAGGAGAGACTCCACCACCGCAAGCTTGAGCTCCGCGAACACCGACATCCCCGGTCCCACCGCCGACCTCCGCACTCTCATCTCTTCTTTCTCCGGGAAAGGCCTTAGCGCCTCCGACATGGCAGCCCTCTCCG GGGCTCATACGATAGGTCAAGCCCGGTGCTTCCTGTTCCGAGCCCGAATCTACAACGACACGAACATCGACCCCTCCTTTGCGTCGTCGTTGCGGTCGAACTGCTCGAGCTCTGGCGGCGACAACGAGGTGTCGCCGCTCGACTCGACGACGCCGACCGTGTTCGACAATGACTACTACGCCAATCTGGTGAGGGAGAGAGGGCTCCTGCACTCGGACCAGCAGCTGTTCATGAATGGAGGAGGGTCGGTGGAGTCTCAAGTCGGCTCCTACGCCACGAACTCTGCCAAGTTCTTCAGCGACTTCGCCAGCGCCATGGTGAAGATGGCAAGCATTAGTCCTTTGACTGGTAGCAGCGGAGAGATCAGGATCAACTGTAGGAAGATCAACTAA
- the LOC135624380 gene encoding 5-amino-6-(5-phospho-D-ribitylamino)uracil phosphatase, chloroplastic-like isoform X1, giving the protein MECSIRSSSLVPPRPASRLGTSSVPAKPRLVGLKPSIARSRLVFCRAAGSDDKDLGNGFPRVTSKVFVEEAIGAEYGEGFETFRMDGPLKVDVDYLNDKLQECFLQRVRHAMKPDEAFGLIFSWDNVVADTRSLKLDAWRQLASEEGNEFSSDRHINKLILHTAADHVLRKVLCWEEEESELERLKSRLSQLYYENLIKLDAPVEGLKEWLDAVHTAGIPCAIVSCLDRRYMHESLQKLGLKKYFQAIVTEEDGMESIAHRFLSAAVKMDRKPSKCIVFEDDPRGITAAHNCTMMAVALIGAHPAYELVQADLAVASFSELSVINLRRLFAHKGSSFMDLQKQIIEKSPPKRKLMTDTIY; this is encoded by the exons ATGGAGTGCAGCATTCGGAGCTCGTCTCTGGTGCCGCCGAGGCCGGCGTCTCGCCTCGGAACTTCCTCGGTACCCGCGAAGCCCCGATTAGTG GGGTTGAAGCCCTCGATCGCCCGAAGTCGTCTGGTGTTCTGTAGAGCGGCTGGGTCTGATGACAAGGATTTGGGAAACGGGTTCCCGAGAGTCACCAGCAAGGTTTTCGTGGAGGAG GCAATTGGAGCTGAATATGGAGAAGGTTTTGAGACGTTTAGAATGGATGGTCCACTAAAGGTTGATGTG GATTATCTAAATGATAAATTGCAAGAGTGCTTTCTTCAACGGGTACGGCATGCCATGAAGCCAGATGAAGCATTTGGACTTATCTTCTCATGGGACAATGTTGTG GCTGACACCCGATCTTTGAAATTGGATGCTTGGAGACAGCTTGCTTCTGAAGAGG GAAATGAATTTTCAAGTGACAGACACATAAACAAGTTGATTCTTCATACAGCTGCTGATCATGTCCTTCGTAAG GTTTTGTGCTGGGAGGAAGAAGAAAGTGAATTGGAAAGATTGAAGTCACGGCTGTCACAGTTATACTATGAGAATCTTATTAAG CTAGATGCACCAGTTGAAGGATTAAAAGAGTGGCTAGATGCAGTCCATACAGCAGGCATCCCTTGTGCCATTGTATCATGTCTTGATCGAAGATATATGCACGAGTCCTTGCAGAAATTGGGGCTTAAAAAGTATTTCCAG GCTATTGTGACTGAAGAGGATGGAATGGAGTCTATAGCTCATCGATTCCTCTCAGCTGCAGTAAAG ATGGATAGAAAGCCCTCCAAGTGTATTGTATTTGAGGATGATCCTAGAGGCATTACTGCTGCCCATAACTGCACAATGATGGCTGTAGCTCTGATTGGTGCTCATCCTGC GTATGAGTTGGTACAGGCCGATCTTGCTGTTGCTAGCTTTAGTGAGCTCTCTGTGATTAACCTTAGAAGATTATTTGCTCACAAGGGATCAAGTTTTATGGATTTGCAGAAGCAGATAATAGAGAAATCACCACCGAAAAGAAAGCTCATGACCGATACAATTTATTAA
- the LOC135624380 gene encoding uncharacterized protein LOC135624380 isoform X2, translating to MECSIRSSSLVPPRPASRLGTSSVPAKPRLVGLKPSIARSRLVFCRAAGSDDKDLGNGFPRVTSKVFVEEAIGAEYGEGFETFRMDGPLKVDVDYLNDKLQECFLQRVRHAMKPDEAFGLIFSWDNVVADTRSLKLDAWRQLASEEGNEFSSDRHINKLILHTAADHVLRKVLCWEEEESELERLKSRLSQLYYENLIKLDAPVEGLKEWLDAVHTAGIPCAIVSCLDRRYMHESLQKLGLKKYFQAIVTEEDGMESIAHRFLSAAVKV from the exons ATGGAGTGCAGCATTCGGAGCTCGTCTCTGGTGCCGCCGAGGCCGGCGTCTCGCCTCGGAACTTCCTCGGTACCCGCGAAGCCCCGATTAGTG GGGTTGAAGCCCTCGATCGCCCGAAGTCGTCTGGTGTTCTGTAGAGCGGCTGGGTCTGATGACAAGGATTTGGGAAACGGGTTCCCGAGAGTCACCAGCAAGGTTTTCGTGGAGGAG GCAATTGGAGCTGAATATGGAGAAGGTTTTGAGACGTTTAGAATGGATGGTCCACTAAAGGTTGATGTG GATTATCTAAATGATAAATTGCAAGAGTGCTTTCTTCAACGGGTACGGCATGCCATGAAGCCAGATGAAGCATTTGGACTTATCTTCTCATGGGACAATGTTGTG GCTGACACCCGATCTTTGAAATTGGATGCTTGGAGACAGCTTGCTTCTGAAGAGG GAAATGAATTTTCAAGTGACAGACACATAAACAAGTTGATTCTTCATACAGCTGCTGATCATGTCCTTCGTAAG GTTTTGTGCTGGGAGGAAGAAGAAAGTGAATTGGAAAGATTGAAGTCACGGCTGTCACAGTTATACTATGAGAATCTTATTAAG CTAGATGCACCAGTTGAAGGATTAAAAGAGTGGCTAGATGCAGTCCATACAGCAGGCATCCCTTGTGCCATTGTATCATGTCTTGATCGAAGATATATGCACGAGTCCTTGCAGAAATTGGGGCTTAAAAAGTATTTCCAG GCTATTGTGACTGAAGAGGATGGAATGGAGTCTATAGCTCATCGATTCCTCTCAGCTGCAGTAAAG GTATGA